The Zestosphaera sp. genome includes a window with the following:
- the rrp42 gene encoding exosome complex protein Rrp42, whose translation MSVSPTSPDVIISKLKAETLAALAKKGVRSDERALEDFRRLEIVTNYLPKAEGSALVRLGDTQVLVGVKLELGSPYPDTPDEGVLVVSAEFVPTASPAFEPGPPDENAIELARVIDRVLREYGVIDTSKLAVIPGRKVWVVWIDIYVLDHGGNLVDASSIAVLAALLTAKIPQHVLGEGESIHVDKTVASGPLPILRKAVTVTIGKLGDSLIVDPTLEEESVISSKIIIGVGEDGLIAGLQKTGDGYLTKQEIEGAVSLALRKGSELIAKINECLKPREGTHVETAEPATTIQEGLKPLEGMPDNNA comes from the coding sequence ATGTCTGTATCGCCGACTTCACCGGATGTAATAATATCTAAACTTAAAGCAGAGACCCTCGCAGCGCTTGCCAAGAAGGGGGTTAGATCTGATGAAAGGGCTCTGGAGGACTTCAGGAGGCTGGAAATAGTCACTAACTACCTGCCTAAGGCTGAGGGCTCCGCCCTGGTAAGGCTCGGTGATACGCAGGTTCTGGTCGGAGTCAAGCTGGAGTTAGGATCCCCATACCCAGACACCCCGGATGAGGGGGTGTTGGTGGTTTCCGCAGAGTTCGTGCCTACGGCATCGCCTGCCTTTGAGCCTGGGCCGCCGGATGAGAACGCAATCGAACTGGCTAGAGTGATAGATAGGGTTCTTAGAGAGTATGGAGTAATAGATACTAGTAAACTGGCCGTGATACCTGGAAGGAAGGTCTGGGTTGTGTGGATAGACATCTACGTCCTAGATCATGGAGGGAACCTCGTTGACGCCTCGTCGATAGCCGTCTTAGCCGCCCTTTTGACGGCTAAGATACCTCAACATGTGTTGGGCGAGGGCGAGTCCATCCACGTTGATAAGACCGTAGCTTCGGGGCCTCTGCCCATATTGAGGAAAGCGGTCACAGTCACCATAGGCAAGTTAGGTGATTCACTAATAGTGGATCCAACCCTTGAGGAGGAGAGCGTAATATCGTCTAAAATAATAATCGGTGTGGGGGAGGATGGGCTAATAGCCGGGCTTCAGAAGACTGGCGACGGGTATTTGACTAAGCAGGAGATTGAGGGGGCAGTATCCCTGGCCTTAAGGAAGGGTAGCGAGTTAATAGCTAAGATCAATGAGTGTCTAAAACCTCGTGAGGGGACTCATGTGGAGACTGCAGAACCCGCCACCACGATTCAAGAGGGTTTAAAACCGTTGGAAGGCATGCCTGACAACAACGCTTAA
- a CDS encoding cob(I)yrinic acid a,c-diamide adenosyltransferase gives MLLVYYGKGKGKTTAAIGTALRALGWGWKVLVLQFMKGEVSGEYVFINKLSRMLRKQIYVMRLGCEGFVNPEDLSSYAASLNMALSYGFLVHVYPSLTRRLKPKLVVFDELGLAVHMGLIDESLAIRILRNFVSNTERHAIVTGRYVPKTLREIADLVTEVREVRHYFKKGFANIKGLDI, from the coding sequence ATGTTATTAGTGTATTACGGCAAAGGTAAGGGCAAAACTACGGCTGCAATTGGCACTGCATTACGTGCGTTAGGTTGGGGTTGGAAGGTCCTCGTACTGCAGTTCATGAAGGGTGAAGTCAGTGGCGAGTACGTGTTCATAAATAAGTTGTCTCGCATGCTTAGGAAGCAGATCTACGTGATGAGGCTAGGTTGCGAGGGATTCGTTAATCCGGAGGATCTCAGTAGCTATGCTGCATCACTTAATATGGCGCTGAGTTACGGATTCCTAGTGCATGTATATCCGTCCCTTACACGCAGGTTAAAGCCCAAGCTGGTAGTTTTTGATGAACTAGGTCTGGCTGTGCACATGGGTTTGATTGACGAGAGCTTAGCTATCAGAATATTGAGAAACTTTGTGAGTAACACCGAAAGGCACGCCATAGTTACCGGGCGATATGTGCCGAAAACGTTAAGGGAGATCGCCGATCTAGTGACGGAGGTTAGAGAGGTCAGGCATTACTTCAAAAAAGGCTTTGCAAACATCAAGGGTTTAGATATCTGA
- the rrp4 gene encoding exosome complex RNA-binding protein Rrp4, which yields MSSPPEQKVERVLVTPGDKLAEGDFKVLTPTTVYKVGTAYYSSVVGFLELNAQEKSVRVIPLEGFYYPKVGDVVIGIVSDIGLTGWELDIKAPFPGVLHAVDFLGRPINPAKDNLKDILDVGDVVVGKVEVFDRARDPVISTKGKEFGKATGGALVDINPVKVPRLIGKKGSMQSLIESETGCKLIIGNNGRVLVKCENKQHEDIAVRAIRKVENEAHISGLTDRIKEFIMVEKVRRGLTGAEERKT from the coding sequence GTGAGCAGTCCACCGGAGCAGAAGGTTGAGAGGGTCCTCGTAACGCCTGGCGACAAGCTGGCGGAAGGGGACTTCAAGGTATTGACGCCGACAACAGTGTATAAGGTCGGCACTGCCTACTACTCATCCGTAGTAGGTTTCCTCGAGCTCAACGCTCAGGAGAAGAGTGTCAGGGTCATACCGCTTGAGGGCTTCTACTACCCTAAGGTCGGGGACGTAGTCATAGGCATAGTTAGCGACATCGGACTCACAGGCTGGGAGCTTGACATAAAGGCACCGTTCCCAGGAGTTCTTCATGCAGTTGATTTTCTCGGCAGGCCGATCAACCCTGCCAAGGATAACCTGAAGGACATACTTGACGTGGGAGACGTGGTAGTGGGTAAGGTCGAGGTGTTTGATAGAGCACGGGATCCAGTTATATCCACTAAAGGCAAGGAATTCGGGAAGGCCACTGGAGGGGCTCTCGTAGATATAAATCCAGTCAAAGTCCCGAGACTCATCGGCAAGAAGGGCTCCATGCAATCCCTGATAGAGTCGGAGACCGGTTGTAAGCTAATCATAGGCAATAACGGTAGGGTGCTGGTCAAGTGTGAGAACAAACAACATGAAGACATAGCGGTGAGAGCCATCAGGAAGGTTGAGAATGAAGCCCACATATCCGGCCTGACGGACCGCATAAAAGAATTTATTATGGTGGAGAAAGTTAGGAGGGGTTTGACAGGTGCTGAAGAGCGAAAGACCTAA
- a CDS encoding DHH family phosphoesterase, with the protein MLWRRLSMSYLAGMEKLKELAHELVKAVRACTSICISTHKDADPDAVASAIALKHVIQSTHHNPSTYVILPEGLNKVASRLVMSLNMERELSSALTGQCDLHVFVDASSRYQVMSPGGEGLARYIVIDHHESNELTSDALLSIHFRDAASTSELLALMMECLNITPYNNLVTLLISGILYDTKNLRLAKPTSFKALYHLTSMCPECFNQAYSLLTGTEVVRSEVVAVLKGISRIGIYELNKDLLLAITCVGAYEASVLKTVINAGADVAIAISQRSGETRIYVRASQRAINTLKTPIASDIATQIAKSLGGSGGGHEGAAGVVVSSSVCAEGILENVRQYFTRAGMRFEVLEEGRWIEKCS; encoded by the coding sequence ATGCTTTGGAGACGCTTGAGCATGAGTTACTTAGCAGGTATGGAAAAACTCAAGGAACTGGCCCACGAACTGGTTAAAGCGGTGAGAGCCTGCACATCCATATGTATTTCCACGCATAAGGACGCAGATCCGGACGCAGTTGCTTCAGCCATAGCCCTCAAGCATGTGATTCAATCAACACATCACAACCCCTCAACATACGTGATCCTTCCCGAGGGACTCAATAAGGTGGCCAGCAGGTTAGTCATGAGCCTAAACATGGAGCGTGAGTTAAGCTCCGCATTAACAGGGCAGTGCGACCTCCACGTGTTTGTCGACGCATCAAGCAGATACCAGGTCATGAGCCCTGGAGGGGAGGGGCTCGCCAGGTACATAGTTATAGACCATCACGAGTCTAACGAACTGACGAGTGACGCGTTACTATCAATTCATTTTAGAGATGCGGCCTCAACCAGTGAGCTCCTCGCCTTAATGATGGAGTGCTTGAATATAACACCGTACAACAACCTAGTAACCCTTCTCATATCCGGGATTCTTTACGATACAAAGAACTTGAGGCTAGCTAAGCCGACGAGCTTCAAAGCCCTTTACCACCTCACTAGCATGTGTCCCGAGTGCTTTAACCAAGCGTACTCACTGCTCACCGGTACTGAGGTAGTGAGGAGTGAGGTGGTGGCAGTACTTAAGGGTATTTCAAGAATCGGTATTTATGAACTAAACAAGGATCTGTTGTTAGCAATAACCTGTGTAGGAGCGTATGAGGCTTCAGTACTCAAAACAGTCATTAATGCTGGAGCGGATGTAGCGATAGCAATATCCCAACGGTCTGGAGAGACCAGAATATACGTAAGAGCTTCGCAGAGAGCGATAAACACGCTCAAGACCCCAATAGCCTCAGATATCGCCACGCAAATAGCGAAGAGCTTAGGGGGCTCTGGTGGGGGGCATGAGGGCGCTGCCGGAGTGGTAGTCTCTTCTTCAGTATGCGCTGAGGGGATACTGGAGAATGTTAGACAGTACTTCACGAGGGCCGGCATGAGGTTTGAGGTTTTGGAGGAGGGCAGGTGGATTGAGAAGTGCTCTTAA
- the rrp41 gene encoding exosome complex exonuclease Rrp41 has protein sequence MKSERPKLIDENGLRHDGRRPDELRPAKMEVGVLSNASGSAYVEFGKTRAIAAVYGPREPPQRYMVLPHRAVLRCRYHMASFSTDERKNPAPSRREIELSKVIREALEPVVMSELFPRTSIDIFIEIISADGGTRTAALNAASLALADAGIPMKDLVAAVAVGKVDGHLILDVDQVEDNYGEADMPVAMAPSINAITLLQLNGVLSPSEFSEALNLAFKGINEVYRLQKETLRNKYLVRVE, from the coding sequence CTGAAGAGCGAAAGACCTAAGCTCATCGACGAGAATGGCTTGCGTCATGATGGAAGAAGGCCTGACGAGCTCAGGCCGGCCAAAATGGAGGTTGGGGTCCTCAGCAACGCAAGCGGTTCTGCCTACGTGGAATTCGGCAAGACCAGAGCGATAGCCGCGGTCTACGGGCCTCGGGAACCACCGCAGAGGTATATGGTCTTGCCCCACAGAGCAGTACTCAGGTGCAGGTATCACATGGCCTCGTTCTCCACAGACGAGAGAAAGAATCCAGCACCTTCAAGGAGGGAAATAGAACTGTCCAAGGTCATAAGGGAAGCCCTTGAGCCCGTGGTCATGAGCGAGTTATTTCCGAGAACGTCAATAGATATATTTATAGAGATCATCAGTGCGGACGGTGGGACTAGGACAGCCGCACTCAACGCAGCGTCCCTAGCCCTCGCCGACGCAGGAATACCGATGAAGGATTTAGTGGCGGCAGTAGCGGTTGGCAAGGTTGACGGGCACCTAATTTTAGACGTGGATCAGGTCGAGGACAACTACGGTGAGGCTGACATGCCGGTGGCGATGGCGCCATCCATCAACGCGATAACATTGCTCCAGTTGAACGGCGTGCTGTCGCCCTCCGAGTTTAGCGAAGCGCTTAACCTAGCGTTTAAAGGCATAAACGAGGTGTATAGGCTCCAGAAGGAGACACTACGTAATAAGTATTTAGTTAGGGTGGAGTAG
- a CDS encoding ERCC4 domain-containing protein, producing MYVDERERSSDVPVHLSGMGVTVVFKVLEVGDYAIDEEIIIERKRVNDLVKSVYEGRFFNQLKRLKSVEGCKPLLVIEGNILDIGRYVENPKSVEAALIAAILSFNVPILYTKDSHHTAELIKYVAERTQKSKAKASGGKVVTLLPTYRKVRKPKTEDIKSWQIYILSSFPKIGPTLAERLLRKFGSLKAVINAQAVELLRVEGMTEERVKLLKKIVEESSSDSTSPSLEKFLDKSRQGQ from the coding sequence GTGTACGTTGACGAACGTGAAAGATCGTCTGACGTGCCCGTTCACTTGTCAGGCATGGGGGTTACTGTAGTCTTTAAGGTTCTCGAGGTAGGTGACTACGCTATTGACGAGGAAATAATCATTGAAAGGAAAAGGGTGAACGACCTCGTCAAATCCGTCTACGAAGGAAGGTTCTTTAATCAGTTAAAGAGGTTGAAGAGTGTTGAGGGGTGTAAACCCCTACTAGTTATAGAGGGCAACATACTGGATATCGGGAGGTACGTCGAGAACCCTAAGTCCGTTGAGGCAGCGCTCATCGCAGCGATCCTGTCCTTCAATGTCCCGATCCTCTATACTAAGGATTCACACCATACTGCTGAACTAATAAAGTATGTGGCTGAGAGAACTCAAAAGAGTAAGGCGAAGGCCTCAGGAGGCAAGGTAGTTACTCTACTACCAACCTATAGAAAAGTCAGGAAACCAAAGACCGAGGACATTAAGTCATGGCAGATCTACATACTTTCATCCTTCCCTAAAATAGGGCCTACGTTGGCTGAGAGACTCCTACGTAAGTTTGGCAGTTTGAAGGCAGTCATAAACGCTCAGGCCGTAGAACTCCTTAGGGTTGAGGGGATGACTGAGGAGAGGGTTAAACTACTTAAGAAGATCGTTGAGGAGAGTTCCTCAGACTCGACGAGTCCATCGCTTGAGAAATTCCTCGATAAATCTAGGCAGGGTCAGTAA
- a CDS encoding prefoldin subunit beta produces MAQRIPPELEQAVVKYQQIESQLASIITQKSVISSELKDIERALSILQNVTPETTVYKNTGFVFVKVDKDATIKELQEKKEELEVRLQSFEKIEESLRKQFEAVKKELERYRVIPGEEKGG; encoded by the coding sequence ATGGCTCAGAGAATACCGCCGGAGCTCGAGCAGGCTGTCGTTAAGTACCAGCAAATAGAGTCGCAGCTCGCGTCAATAATAACTCAGAAATCAGTGATTTCCTCGGAGCTGAAGGACATTGAAAGGGCGTTAAGTATTCTGCAGAACGTCACGCCTGAAACCACTGTCTACAAGAATACAGGCTTTGTTTTCGTTAAGGTAGATAAGGACGCTACTATTAAAGAGCTTCAGGAAAAGAAGGAAGAGCTTGAGGTAAGACTCCAGAGTTTTGAGAAGATTGAGGAGTCGCTACGCAAGCAATTCGAGGCTGTGAAGAAGGAGCTTGAGAGATATAGGGTGATCCCAGGCGAGGAGAAAGGCGGATAG
- a CDS encoding 50S ribosomal protein L37ae, which yields MGRLKVSGISGRFGARYGSSLRKRWREIMSRRYGEVPCPFCRARVVMKRVSVGIWQCPKCGTVFAGGAYVPQTEVGTSKTAQ from the coding sequence GTGGGTCGGTTGAAGGTTTCAGGGATCTCGGGCAGGTTCGGTGCCAGATACGGGTCCTCGCTAAGGAAGAGATGGAGAGAAATCATGAGTAGAAGGTACGGTGAGGTCCCATGCCCTTTCTGCAGGGCCAGAGTGGTTATGAAGAGAGTTTCCGTCGGGATCTGGCAGTGCCCTAAGTGCGGCACCGTTTTCGCTGGAGGTGCCTACGTACCCCAGACTGAGGTAGGGACTTCTAAGACCGCCCAGTAA
- a CDS encoding NAD-dependent epimerase/dehydratase family protein — protein MRALVTGGAGFIGSHVVDYLVREGYETFIVDNLSSGTTRNIEHLLKGNKVGFLTKDLKVLDEELKAAFRDVNTVYHFAANPEVRISTTEPRVHFEENVVVTFNVLECCRLEDVEELVFASSSTVYGDADVFPTPESYPTRPISVYGASKLMSENLIMTYSEVYGLKALILRFANIVGPRQTHGVIVDFIKKLRSNPKTLEILGDGTQKKSYLHVKDLISGMNKALKHLRSSGRSQEVYNIGNVDWISVREIADLVVEEMGLTEVKYTYKPATPDGRGWVGDVKFMLLDAKKLMNLGWYPTLTSREALRETVRWMLGKD, from the coding sequence ATGAGGGCTCTAGTTACCGGTGGGGCGGGCTTCATAGGTTCCCACGTAGTTGATTACCTGGTTAGGGAGGGTTACGAGACATTCATAGTAGATAACCTGAGTTCAGGCACTACAAGGAACATAGAACATTTGCTAAAGGGTAACAAGGTCGGGTTCTTAACCAAGGACCTAAAGGTCCTTGACGAAGAACTGAAGGCAGCGTTCAGAGACGTCAATACGGTCTATCACTTTGCCGCGAACCCGGAGGTCAGGATCTCGACGACGGAACCGCGCGTTCATTTCGAGGAGAACGTCGTGGTCACTTTTAATGTCCTCGAGTGCTGTAGACTCGAGGATGTTGAGGAGCTGGTCTTCGCCAGCTCCTCCACAGTATACGGCGACGCCGACGTGTTCCCCACGCCGGAGAGTTACCCAACGAGACCTATATCTGTCTACGGCGCCTCGAAGCTCATGTCCGAGAACTTGATAATGACATATAGTGAGGTATATGGTCTGAAGGCGCTTATTCTCAGATTTGCCAACATAGTCGGTCCTAGGCAAACACACGGAGTTATAGTGGACTTTATCAAGAAGTTAAGAAGCAACCCTAAGACATTGGAGATACTGGGTGACGGAACTCAAAAGAAGTCCTACCTGCATGTTAAAGACCTAATTTCAGGCATGAATAAAGCATTAAAACACCTCAGGTCGTCGGGAAGAAGCCAGGAGGTCTACAACATAGGTAACGTCGACTGGATATCTGTCAGAGAGATAGCCGATTTAGTAGTCGAGGAGATGGGGTTAACTGAGGTCAAGTATACCTACAAACCAGCCACCCCTGACGGGAGAGGTTGGGTAGGCGATGTCAAGTTCATGCTACTTGATGCAAAAAAGTTGATGAACTTGGGTTGGTATCCTACCCTGACCTCTAGGGAAGCCCTGAGAGAGACTGTAAGGTGGATGCTGGGGAAGGACTGA
- a CDS encoding elongation factor EF-2 produces the protein MPRYKTVEQVQRIMSDLEHVRNIGIIAHVDHGKTTTSDVLLAAAGIISAKVAGEALALDYLDVEQKRGVTVKAANISLYHELGGRGYVINLIDTPGHVDFSGRVTRSLRVLDGAIVVVDAVEGVMTQTETVLRQSLEERVRPLLFINKIDRLIKELKLSPQEIQKRFVDIIKEVNRLIVENADPEFRDKWTLDVAKGQVIFGSAKDKIGLTVPHAQRKGVNVMDLIKAYEKGREAVEEFQKIAPLHETLLEAVITHVPNPRDAQRYRIPKIWKGDINTELGRAMMEADPKGPIVYMINDMRLDPHAGFVATGRVMSGTLKSGEEVWLVNSRTSQKVLQVSLYMGPFREQVESVFAGNIGAVLGLDRARAGETAVNMMFKDVAAPFERLRYVTEPVVTMAVEPKKTQDLTKLIDALRKMAIEDPNLIVKINEETGEYLLAGMGPLHLEITLTLLKENYGIEVDTTPPIIVYREAIRTSSQILEGKSPNKHNKFYVSVEPLNEETITLIQQGAITENMDPREMARILRDQAGWDYDEGKKIWAIDEGINVFVDKTSGIQYLREIKDTLIQGFRLAMNEGPLAMERVRGVKVILHDAVVHEDPAHRGPAQIYPAIRNPIYAGMLLSRPTLLEPIQKIDLRVPVDLMSSAISVITKKRGKVLDVITLSSDVSRVIAEIPVAESLDLANDLRSATAGRAFWGTEFSKWASVPESLLFDIVAQIRQRKGLKPEPPKPDDFIAPF, from the coding sequence ATGCCTAGGTACAAGACTGTAGAGCAAGTGCAGAGAATAATGAGTGACTTGGAACATGTAAGGAACATAGGTATAATAGCGCACGTCGACCACGGCAAGACCACCACCTCAGACGTGCTGCTGGCGGCCGCAGGCATAATATCAGCTAAGGTAGCTGGCGAGGCCCTGGCCCTCGACTACCTTGACGTGGAGCAGAAGAGGGGAGTTACAGTTAAAGCCGCCAACATCAGCTTGTATCACGAGCTGGGAGGAAGGGGCTACGTAATAAACCTGATTGACACGCCGGGGCACGTCGACTTCTCAGGCAGGGTTACAAGGTCTTTACGTGTGCTTGATGGCGCCATAGTGGTAGTTGATGCTGTCGAGGGTGTAATGACGCAGACTGAGACGGTGCTTAGGCAGTCGCTCGAAGAGAGGGTGAGGCCTCTTCTCTTTATCAATAAGATAGACAGGCTAATAAAGGAACTTAAGCTTTCCCCTCAAGAAATACAGAAGAGATTCGTAGATATAATAAAGGAAGTCAACAGACTCATAGTCGAGAACGCTGACCCTGAATTCAGGGATAAATGGACTCTAGACGTTGCCAAAGGCCAAGTGATTTTCGGCTCGGCCAAGGATAAAATCGGGTTGACAGTACCCCACGCTCAGAGGAAAGGAGTTAACGTGATGGATCTGATTAAAGCCTATGAGAAAGGTAGAGAGGCTGTAGAGGAATTCCAGAAGATAGCGCCGTTGCATGAGACGCTCCTTGAGGCGGTCATTACCCATGTTCCTAACCCGAGGGATGCACAGAGATACCGAATCCCGAAGATATGGAAGGGCGATATAAACACAGAGTTAGGCAGGGCCATGATGGAGGCAGATCCGAAAGGACCGATAGTTTACATGATCAACGACATGAGGCTCGATCCTCACGCAGGTTTTGTAGCGACCGGGAGAGTGATGTCGGGCACTCTGAAATCCGGTGAGGAAGTCTGGCTAGTTAATTCGAGGACATCGCAGAAAGTCCTTCAGGTATCGCTCTACATGGGACCCTTTAGGGAGCAAGTGGAGTCCGTGTTTGCAGGTAACATAGGTGCAGTGCTAGGTCTGGACAGAGCCAGGGCTGGCGAGACAGCGGTTAATATGATGTTCAAAGACGTAGCAGCTCCTTTCGAGAGGCTAAGGTACGTGACTGAGCCTGTCGTAACCATGGCCGTGGAGCCTAAGAAGACCCAAGACCTGACGAAACTCATAGACGCTTTAAGAAAGATGGCGATAGAGGACCCGAACCTGATAGTTAAGATAAATGAGGAGACGGGAGAGTATCTCCTGGCAGGTATGGGACCCCTACACCTCGAGATCACACTTACACTCCTTAAGGAGAATTACGGTATAGAGGTCGACACGACGCCACCTATAATAGTCTATAGGGAAGCCATAAGAACCTCCTCTCAGATTCTTGAGGGTAAGTCCCCTAACAAACATAATAAGTTCTACGTGAGTGTTGAACCCCTCAACGAGGAGACCATCACGCTCATCCAACAAGGAGCGATAACAGAGAATATGGATCCAAGGGAGATGGCCAGGATTTTAAGGGATCAGGCCGGTTGGGATTATGATGAGGGAAAGAAGATATGGGCGATCGATGAGGGAATCAACGTCTTCGTGGACAAGACCTCTGGCATCCAATACCTGAGGGAGATTAAAGACACCTTGATACAAGGGTTCAGGCTAGCTATGAATGAAGGACCTCTAGCAATGGAGAGAGTTAGAGGAGTGAAGGTAATACTCCACGACGCCGTCGTTCATGAAGATCCAGCCCACAGGGGGCCTGCACAGATATACCCAGCCATTAGGAATCCGATCTACGCAGGAATGTTGCTCTCCAGACCAACTTTACTAGAGCCTATACAGAAGATAGACCTTAGGGTCCCTGTGGACTTAATGAGCTCCGCAATCTCCGTCATCACAAAGAAGAGAGGTAAGGTTCTGGACGTGATAACCCTTAGCAGCGATGTCTCAAGAGTTATAGCAGAGATACCTGTGGCTGAATCCCTAGACTTAGCTAATGACTTAAGATCAGCGACGGCAGGTCGGGCGTTCTGGGGCACTGAATTCAGTAAATGGGCTTCCGTTCCTGAATCTCTGCTATTCGATATAGTGGCTCAAATAAGACAGAGAAAGGGCCTGAAGCCGGAACCACCGAAGCCCGATGACTTCATAGCGCCCTTTTAG
- a CDS encoding sodium-translocating pyrophosphatase, which translates to MYVESAILIIALVAIVYALLMSYRIVREPSGSGKMIEIHEYIKEGARAYLKKQYTVIFVIAVVLAVLLALFSSLRMAFSYVLGALSSVIAGYVGMRVAVDSNVRTTHAAKENGINKALRLAFNGGLVMGLMTVGIGLLLIVIQYVIYGEGVEAINDIIGYSFGASSVALFARVGGGIYTKAADIGSDLVGKVEVGIPEDDPRNPGVIADNVGDNVGDVAGMGADLFESYVGAIISTMIIASTQLRGFATYSWGSFALIPLLVAAAGIVASILSSFVVRTKEGGDPSKSLTSATVVASILIAITSGFAVTQLIGGELGLRIWVVIVAGLVAGVTIGLTSDYFTNARYSPVRKVARMSEAGPALTILTGFAYGLLSAFIPALMISVASLISFLILWLYTQEFWLGIYGVALSAVGMLSLTGVVVSADAYGPITDNAAGIAEQAGLGEEVRSITDKLDAAGNTMKSVSKGFAIGSAALTALAFIGAYASVLQHHTGVKLTELFQRLTILDAGLISGMFIGVVMPAVFTSIVILAVSDSAFVLIEEIRRQFREKPGILEFKDRPDYGRAVAIVTTYAIKRLVLPGIIAIVTPLAVGLILGPYGLAGMLLAATISGLLLGLFQGNVGNTWDNAKKFIEAGSHGGKGSEAHKAAVIGDTVGDPMKDAAGPSINILIKLMSIVSLVFAYYIATYNLYVFLVR; encoded by the coding sequence ATGTATGTGGAATCCGCTATCCTGATAATCGCGTTAGTTGCGATCGTGTACGCGTTATTAATGTCCTACAGGATAGTTAGAGAGCCCAGCGGATCCGGCAAGATGATTGAGATACATGAATACATAAAGGAGGGCGCTAGAGCTTACCTTAAAAAGCAATACACAGTCATATTCGTAATAGCCGTGGTGCTGGCGGTTCTCTTGGCACTGTTCAGCTCTCTGAGAATGGCTTTCAGTTACGTCCTAGGGGCGCTCTCCTCAGTCATCGCCGGCTATGTCGGCATGAGGGTAGCTGTAGACTCTAACGTGCGCACCACCCACGCTGCTAAAGAGAATGGAATTAACAAAGCGCTCAGACTAGCGTTCAACGGCGGTCTAGTAATGGGTTTGATGACTGTAGGAATTGGACTACTACTGATAGTTATTCAGTACGTGATTTACGGCGAGGGTGTTGAAGCAATAAATGACATAATAGGTTACAGCTTCGGTGCTTCGTCAGTCGCTCTCTTCGCAAGAGTGGGCGGCGGGATCTACACTAAGGCTGCTGACATAGGGTCCGACCTAGTCGGTAAAGTTGAGGTTGGTATACCGGAGGACGACCCCAGGAACCCCGGGGTCATAGCCGATAATGTGGGCGATAATGTGGGCGATGTGGCAGGGATGGGCGCTGATTTATTTGAGTCGTACGTAGGTGCTATAATCTCAACGATGATCATAGCATCCACCCAACTGAGGGGTTTCGCGACTTACTCATGGGGTAGCTTCGCTCTAATCCCCTTGCTCGTTGCTGCTGCAGGAATTGTGGCCTCTATATTGTCGTCCTTCGTTGTACGTACTAAGGAGGGAGGCGATCCTTCGAAGTCACTAACTTCGGCCACCGTAGTTGCCTCCATCCTGATAGCTATTACATCGGGCTTCGCGGTGACGCAGTTGATAGGAGGTGAGCTAGGGCTCAGAATCTGGGTCGTCATAGTCGCCGGGTTAGTGGCAGGGGTTACGATAGGGTTGACGAGCGATTACTTTACTAATGCTAGATACTCCCCCGTCAGGAAAGTCGCTAGGATGTCTGAAGCCGGCCCGGCCTTAACCATCCTAACAGGTTTTGCTTACGGTCTACTAAGTGCATTCATACCAGCACTTATGATCTCCGTCGCCTCACTGATATCGTTTTTGATTCTATGGCTGTACACGCAAGAGTTCTGGCTTGGCATCTACGGGGTTGCCCTATCCGCTGTGGGCATGCTGTCCTTGACGGGGGTTGTCGTAAGTGCTGACGCGTACGGCCCTATAACTGACAATGCCGCGGGGATAGCCGAGCAAGCGGGACTGGGCGAGGAGGTGCGTTCTATAACAGACAAACTCGACGCCGCTGGAAACACCATGAAGTCAGTGAGTAAGGGATTTGCCATAGGCTCAGCCGCCCTAACTGCCTTAGCCTTCATAGGCGCATACGCCTCTGTACTCCAACACCACACAGGCGTGAAGTTAACTGAGCTCTTCCAGCGGCTGACAATCCTAGACGCCGGCCTAATTTCAGGCATGTTCATAGGGGTGGTGATGCCTGCTGTATTCACTTCGATAGTAATTCTCGCGGTCAGTGACTCAGCCTTCGTCCTTATAGAAGAGATTAGGAGACAATTTAGAGAAAAGCCGGGGATACTTGAGTTTAAGGACAGGCCCGATTATGGGAGGGCTGTAGCTATAGTGACGACCTACGCTATAAAGAGGTTAGTTCTGCCGGGCATAATAGCTATCGTAACCCCGCTCGCCGTCGGCTTAATTCTAGGACCTTATGGCCTGGCCGGCATGTTGCTCGCCGCTACGATCTCAGGCCTGTTACTGGGGCTATTCCAAGGCAACGTTGGAAACACGTGGGATAACGCCAAGAAATTCATAGAAGCCGGGTCTCACGGCGGTAAAGGAAGCGAGGCCCATAAAGCGGCGGTCATAGGAGATACTGTAGGTGATCCCATGAAGGACGCGGCAGGCCCTTCCATAAACATCCTGATAAAGTTAATGAGCATAGTCTCCCTAGTCTTCGCCTACTATATAGCCACCTACAACTTATACGTATTCCTCGTCCGCTAA